Proteins from one Cryptomeria japonica chromosome 4, Sugi_1.0, whole genome shotgun sequence genomic window:
- the LOC131037058 gene encoding uncharacterized protein LOC131037058, whose amino-acid sequence MYPQGGYRNSYPVYGIGDRSQTSRQPSRLSAPTSQSQPQPRPQFQPQPQQQQQQLPKPEARKEEPSKPTQPARVLSKPEPQVPKQAESKPDQQKVTATETRKESPTPVPPPPATSIVKVSTPTQSLNISASENNKSEQLSIVPADQGKAIVKASSSEPDKSLQQGIKEDITNLTRRLAELQAQHKLLNGDQKAMPGQSDLGVRVITLAGENRGATMDLGSESRNNAIYDSQRMGHKDSTTNEKDENGKGSHSPSTATASPVNAYVNSNVQGANNSILYNSTCAHRDPGVRLTLSNTPFQAAKEIGPPKETRAKLKAAAKDPA is encoded by the coding sequence ATGTATCCTCAAGGAGGTTACAGGAATTCCTATCCAGTATATGGCATAGGAGATAGAAGTCAGACTTCTAGGCAGCCATCCAGGCTTAGTGCCCCCACTTCTCAGTCTCAGCCTCAGCCTCGACCTCAATTTCAGCCTCAGCCTCAGCAGCAGCAACAGCAGCTTCCCAAGCCTGAGGCCAGGAAAGAAGAACCCTCTAAGCCCACTCAGCCTGCCAGGGTGCTCTCAAAGCCTGAACCCCAAGTGCCCAAGCAAGCAGAGTCCAAGCCAGACCAACAAAAGGTTACTGCTACAGAGACTAGAAAAGAGTCACCCACACCTGTTCCTCCTCCTCCTGCTACATCTATAGTCAAAGTATCTACTCCCACTCAATCATTGAATATATCTGCCTCAGAGAACAATAAAAGTGAGCAGCTTAGCATAGTTCCTGCAGATCAAGGTAAGGCCATTGTGAAGGCATCAAGCTCTGAACCAGATAAATCTCTTCAGCAAGGAATCAAGGAAGACATAACCAATCTCACTCGCAGGCTGGCCGAGCTCCAGGCACAACACAAGCTCCTCAATGGAGACCAGAAGGCAATGCCAGGGCAATCTGATTTGGGTGTTCGAGTAATCACTCTTGCAGGTGAAAACAGGGGAGCCACCATGGATTTGGGCTCTGAATCAAGAAACAATGCCATATATGACAGCCAGAGGATGGGTCACAAGGATAGTACTACGAATGAGAAggatgaaaatggaaaaggaagcCATAGTCCTTCCACGGCCACGGCAAGCCCTGTAAATGCCTATGTTAATAGCAATGTGCAGGGTGCTAATAATTCCATTCTGTATAACAGCACTTGTGCTCACAGAGACCCGGGTGTGCGTCTTACTCTTTCCAATACCCCTTTCCAGGCAGCCAAAGAGATTGGGCCTCCAAAGGAAACTCGTGCAAAACTCAAAGCTGCTGCTAAAGACCCTGCTTGA
- the LOC131037046 gene encoding uncharacterized protein LOC131037046, whose protein sequence is MNTNKERRMMVLKNKTLEERSNQMGFRNDIRNLTRRLAELYALQKISVGEGDEEMGSKVITLVGENRGAAMDLRFSTDGEENYRRNLHSKGAQLNAFVNSNVQSANNSILYDSTCTYRDPGAQLSLSNAPKDSVY, encoded by the coding sequence ATGAATACAAACAAGGAGAGAAGAATGATGGTTCTGAAAAATAAAACTCTTGAGGAGAGAAGCAATCAAATGGGCTTTAGAAATGATATAAGAAATCTGACAAGAAGATTGGCTGAACTGTATGCTCTGCAGAAGATTTCTGTGGGTGAAGGAGATGAAGAAATGGGTAGCAAGGTGATTACCTTGGTGGGAGAAAACAGAGGAGCTGCCATGGATTTGAGGTTTAGTACTGATGGGGAAGAAAATTACAGAAGAAATCTTCATTCTAAAGGAGCCCAACTCAATGCTTTTGTCAACAGTAATGTTCAGAGTGCTAATAACTCTATTTTGTATGATAGCACTTGTACTTACAGAGATCCAGGGGCTCAATTATCTCTTTCCAATGCTCCCAAGGATTCTGTTTATTAG
- the LOC131037034 gene encoding uncharacterized protein LOC131037034, with product MYSQGSFRNPSSMSSIGDRSQPARNSAEIKEEELSVPSNVTRLFAESDNKNMRMVPIRDVNPGEAAPTKSKKALQEEMQDDISDLVSRLTKLNSLRKADEGEGGVKVITLAGENRGATMDFGSENGLVDIHRGYKLNQDAQNKDGLNAKPESKEGTYVNSNVQGINNSIMYNSSCPNRDPGVHMGLSKMSHEQDHGKSPKKGKSIDLKPPEISISRLPPPPDPPVKRRCLRAMFLESSSDSSPERSRDRTPKQRRHGCRYECQGHGGSCKDKTPSNQHAQEEEPQLSADKGLDENHKAKVSCFGRRLLCNRSGSVKDSK from the coding sequence ATGTATTCCCAAGGTAGTTTTAGGAACCCATCCTCAATGTCTAGTATAGGAGATAGGAGTCAGCCTGCTAGAAACTCAGCAGAGATAAAAGAGGAGGAATTGTCTGTCCCTTCAAATGTAACCAGATTGTTTGCAGAGAGTGATAACAAAAATATGAGAATGGTGCCTATCAGAGATGTTAATCCAGGTGAAGCAGCACCAACCAAGAGCAAGAAGGCTCTTCAGGAAGAAATGCAGGATGATATTTCTGATCTGGTTTCCAGGCTTACAAAGCTGAATTCACTAAGAAAAGCTGATGAGGGTGAGGGAGGGGTGAAGGTGATCACATTGGCAGGAGAAAACAGAGGAGCCACTATGGATTTTGGGTCTGAGAATGGGCTAGTAGATATACATAGAGGATACAAGTTGAATCAGGATGCTCAGAATAAGGATGGATTGAATGCAAAACCAGAAAGTAAGGAGGGTACTTATGTAAACAGCAATGTACAGGGCATCAACAACTCTATCATGTACAATAGCTCTTGCCCCAATAGAGATCCAGGTGTGCATATGGGTCTTTCCAAAATGTCTCATGAGCAAGATCATGGTAAGAGTCCAAAGAAAGGGAAAAGTATTGATCTTAAGCCTCCAGAAATAAGTATAAGCAGACTACCTCCTCCACCTGATCCACCTGTGAAGAGGAGATGTCTAAGAGCTATGTTTCTGGAATCCAGTAGCGACTCTAGCCCTGAGAGATCAAGAGATAGGACTCCCAAACAGAGAAGACATGGATGCAGATATGAATGCCAGGGCCATGGTGGCAGTTGCAAGGATAAAACACCCAGCAACCAGCATGCACAGGAAGAGGAGCCACAACTCTCTGCTGATAAAGGATTAGATGAAAATCACAAAGCCAAGGTTTCTTGTTTTGGAAGAAGACTTCTTTGCAATAGAAGTGGATCAGTCAAGGACAGTAAATAA